One Serinicoccus chungangensis genomic window carries:
- a CDS encoding ABC transporter permease, whose translation MSSDLGPEPHHQPAALPQAEAAELARRHGMTQVAVRPSLGTYVREIWRYRHLMWSLAKGEVVSQHRDNYLGILWSVINPILLGVAYYLIFGVLLGLDRDVDNYVAFLTVGLFTFSFISATLTSGARSLLGNVGMMRSLAFPRVLLPVVKVISEFVNNIPAFLVLVLIALITKEPVTWEWLLFPVALLIVVVMGLGISMLISRAVHAVRDLANIVPLITRLLRYVSGVFFSIQVRFATIDDAPRWVGLLLEYQPVAVSLTLVRETLLQGFELRWQTWAVAAGWAVVLFVSGFVVFWRGEGTYGRA comes from the coding sequence GTGAGCTCCGACCTCGGGCCCGAGCCGCACCACCAGCCCGCGGCCCTGCCGCAGGCCGAGGCCGCGGAGCTGGCGCGCCGCCACGGCATGACCCAGGTCGCCGTGCGCCCCTCGCTCGGGACCTACGTCCGGGAGATCTGGCGCTACCGGCACCTCATGTGGTCGCTCGCCAAGGGCGAGGTCGTCAGCCAGCACCGCGACAACTACCTCGGCATCCTCTGGTCGGTCATCAACCCGATCCTGCTCGGGGTGGCCTACTACCTCATCTTCGGCGTCCTGCTCGGCCTGGACCGCGACGTCGACAACTACGTCGCCTTCCTCACCGTCGGCCTGTTCACCTTCTCCTTCATCTCGGCGACGCTGACCTCCGGGGCCCGCTCGCTCCTGGGCAACGTCGGGATGATGCGCTCGCTCGCCTTCCCCCGGGTGCTGCTGCCCGTGGTCAAGGTCATCTCCGAGTTCGTCAACAACATCCCGGCCTTCCTCGTGCTCGTCCTCATCGCGCTCATCACCAAGGAGCCGGTCACCTGGGAGTGGCTGCTCTTCCCGGTCGCGCTGCTCATCGTGGTGGTCATGGGCCTGGGCATCTCCATGCTCATCTCCCGCGCCGTGCACGCCGTCCGGGACCTCGCCAACATCGTGCCCCTCATCACCCGGCTGCTGCGCTACGTCTCCGGGGTGTTCTTCTCCATCCAGGTGCGCTTCGCCACCATCGACGACGCGCCCCGGTGGGTGGGCCTGCTGCTGGAGTACCAACCCGTGGCGGTGAGCCTCACGCTGGTCCGGGAGACCCTGCTGCAGGGCTTCGAGCTGCGCTGGCAGACGTGGGCCGTCGCGGCCGGATGGGCGGTCGTGCTCTTCGTCAGCGGCTTCGTCGTCTTCTGGCGGGGGGAGGGGACGTATGGCCGAGCCTGA
- a CDS encoding ABC transporter ATP-binding protein translates to MAEPEDTGAGGGATPATGGERIPSVIVSHVDIRYRIYGSPKRPEETDEEGAVRRLLSRGGQAGLGVQEVHAVKDVSFVAYRGESIGIIGRNGSGKSTLLRSVAGLVPPSSGTIWLGGRAALLGVNAVLQKKLSGRDNIWIGAQALGLTPAQVRRRMDDIVEFADIGDFIDLPMSSYSSGMAARLRFAISTAVVPDILIVDEALATGDEHFRARATERIEQIREQAGTVFIVAHSRKRINQLCTRVLWMDDGRLLGDGRPSVVNGLYGRKYGRHRQVWKERYEEIERVMTEQGPEAARELLRRWEPEGNW, encoded by the coding sequence ATGGCCGAGCCTGAGGACACCGGCGCGGGCGGGGGCGCGACGCCCGCCACGGGGGGCGAGCGGATCCCCTCGGTCATCGTGTCGCACGTCGACATCCGCTACCGCATCTACGGCAGCCCCAAGCGCCCGGAGGAGACCGACGAGGAGGGGGCCGTGCGCCGCCTGCTCAGCCGGGGCGGCCAGGCGGGCCTGGGGGTGCAGGAGGTGCACGCGGTCAAGGACGTGTCCTTCGTCGCCTACCGCGGGGAGTCGATCGGCATCATCGGCCGCAACGGGTCGGGCAAGTCGACGCTGCTGCGCTCGGTCGCGGGGCTGGTGCCGCCGAGCAGCGGGACCATCTGGCTGGGGGGCCGGGCCGCCCTGCTCGGCGTCAACGCGGTGCTGCAGAAGAAGCTCAGCGGTCGCGACAACATCTGGATCGGGGCGCAGGCCCTCGGCCTCACGCCGGCGCAGGTGCGCCGGCGGATGGACGACATCGTGGAGTTCGCCGACATCGGCGACTTCATCGACCTGCCGATGAGCAGCTACTCCAGCGGGATGGCGGCCCGGCTGCGGTTCGCGATCTCCACCGCCGTGGTCCCCGACATCCTCATCGTGGACGAGGCGCTGGCCACGGGTGACGAGCACTTCCGGGCGCGGGCCACGGAACGCATCGAGCAGATCCGCGAGCAGGCCGGGACGGTCTTCATCGTGGCCCACAGCCGCAAGCGGATCAACCAGCTGTGCACGCGGGTGCTGTGGATGGACGACGGCCGGCTGCTGGGGGACGGGCGCCCCTCGGTCGTCAACGGTCTCTACGGCCGCAAGTACGGCCGGCACCGCCAGGTGTGGAAGGAACGCTACGAGGAGATCGAGCGGGTCATGACCGAGCAGGGCCCGGAGGCGGCCCGTGAGCTGCTGCGCAGGTGGGAGCCGGAGGGGAACTGGTGA
- a CDS encoding ATP-binding protein, with protein MRPEERTAIPLLGRQPELSELGTAVCLGERPRPAAVVLGGDACVGKTRLLGEVGGLAAE; from the coding sequence GTGAGACCGGAGGAACGCACCGCCATCCCCCTGCTCGGGCGTCAGCCGGAGCTCTCGGAGCTGGGGACCGCGGTCTGTCTGGGCGAGCGGCCCAGGCCGGCCGCGGTCGTGCTCGGTGGGGACGCCTGCGTGGGCAAGACCCGGCTCCTGGGCGAGGTCGGAGGCCTGGCGGCAGAGTAG
- a CDS encoding nucleotide sugar dehydrogenase produces the protein MAVDAVIIGLGYVGLPLAQEATRAGMTVLGLDIHQGVVDDLNAGRSHVDDLDDADIAQMRQGGFEATTDESRIAEARTAVICVPTPLSADGGPDLRAVESAVAAVARNLRPGMLVVLESTTYPGTTDEVVRPALEAGGLVAGQDFHLAFSPERIDPGNTSFGAKNTPKVVGGHTPACSDAAAAFYGTFVDTVVRTKGTREAETAKLLENTYRHINIALVNEMTRFCHQLGIDLWDVIDAASSKPFGFQAFYPGPGVGGHCIPIDPNYLSHNVRARLGYPFRFVELAQEINAGMPAYVVSRAQDILNTEGRALNGSTVLLLGVTYKPDIADQRESPAVPLARQLAAKGARVLFHDPHVREWHAVPEAERVEDAAAAAGGADLTILVQNHRGYDVDALADASRAFFDTRGAATGGEKVVRL, from the coding sequence GTGGCTGTCGACGCTGTCATCATCGGGCTGGGCTATGTGGGCCTCCCCCTCGCGCAGGAGGCGACCCGGGCCGGGATGACGGTCCTGGGTCTGGACATCCACCAGGGCGTGGTGGACGACCTCAACGCGGGCCGCTCGCACGTGGACGACCTCGACGACGCGGACATCGCGCAGATGAGGCAGGGGGGCTTCGAGGCCACGACGGACGAGTCGCGCATCGCGGAGGCCCGGACCGCGGTGATCTGCGTGCCGACGCCGCTGTCGGCGGACGGCGGCCCGGACCTGCGGGCGGTGGAGTCGGCGGTCGCGGCGGTGGCCCGCAACCTGCGCCCCGGGATGCTCGTGGTGCTGGAGTCGACGACCTACCCGGGCACGACCGACGAGGTGGTGCGGCCCGCGCTCGAGGCGGGCGGCCTGGTCGCCGGTCAGGACTTCCACCTGGCCTTCTCCCCGGAGCGCATCGACCCGGGCAACACGAGCTTCGGCGCCAAGAACACCCCGAAGGTGGTGGGCGGGCACACCCCGGCGTGCAGCGACGCGGCCGCCGCGTTCTACGGCACCTTCGTGGACACCGTGGTGCGGACCAAGGGCACCCGGGAGGCGGAGACCGCCAAGCTGCTGGAGAACACCTACCGGCACATCAACATCGCCCTGGTCAACGAGATGACCCGGTTCTGCCACCAGCTGGGCATCGACCTGTGGGACGTCATCGACGCGGCGAGCTCCAAGCCGTTCGGGTTCCAGGCGTTCTACCCCGGCCCCGGGGTGGGCGGGCACTGCATCCCGATCGACCCGAACTACCTGTCGCACAACGTGCGGGCCCGGCTGGGCTACCCGTTCCGGTTCGTGGAGCTGGCGCAGGAGATCAACGCCGGGATGCCGGCCTACGTCGTCTCCCGCGCCCAGGACATCCTCAACACCGAGGGCAGGGCGCTCAACGGCTCGACCGTGCTGCTGCTCGGCGTGACCTACAAGCCCGACATCGCCGACCAGCGGGAGAGCCCCGCGGTCCCGCTGGCGCGCCAGCTGGCCGCCAAGGGCGCGCGGGTGCTCTTCCACGACCCGCACGTGCGGGAGTGGCACGCGGTGCCCGAGGCGGAGCGGGTCGAGGACGCCGCCGCGGCCGCGGGTGGGGCCGACCTGACGATCCTGGTGCAGAACCACCGGGGTTACGACGTGGACGCGCTGGCCGACGCCTCCCGGGCCTTCTTCGACACCCGCGGGGCCGCCACCGGAGGGGAGAAGGTCGTCCGGCTGTGA
- a CDS encoding glycosyltransferase family 4 protein, producing MRDRARQVPWTTLDEEQRQVLLGSVTPLLGAHDVVLRAWSALARGDRDARAVEAAEAGTDLLAAADGLLDTEPGTAARWAALALRLLAARGGTASRDLLRGSRTGRALTDPVPAVTGAAAADPSTATDEAGPPAESQHHRVLVLPKEGSGPALRATLRASPVVDVTLLGGGDGAVPSPLRGDGVPDALVEARLRAGLGVPGAAYPSFTAAVRDGQPDVVLVDGADQRAVLASLVSPADARLLVLLRPEDRCAPWLPLLDTGAVERLLVEDDASHDRVRDLAPGVDVEVVPGLGSLRGEAPADDAAATLREAVLGDIGRLADRTRAGEHERAMALVHELLERPDDAVGTAVLQQAALTATRAGEPTARLAVLRRWAATDDRPLVARLVREQEGRLREFDPDWWPGDLAPRPVDPVPGRVLHVLKASLPQRTSGYAVRSFYLLRERRRAGEDVLAATALDFPGEPAPPVQDVGGVPHLRLTRTDGPDREAPDEHLDAFARRLLDVVTEHRPAVLHAHSGHRGYELALVALAVGRATGIPVVYEVRGLFEAVWTSDVERATRSELYRLRRELETRVLTEADAVVTLSESMREDIVRRPPTRAGRTPDPARVVVVPNGVDAETIGPRAPRADLRERLGLGEGLVVGYVSNLDHPREGQETLVEAVAVLRGRGLPVSALLVGGGERQETLERLAAERGVGDHVVLTGQVPHEEVGDYYALLDVFVVPRIDERAARLVTPLKPYEAMSMGLPLVVSALPALLEIVGGGERGATFPPGDAEALADVLADLLHDPARRTAMALAARAWVREHRTWSAIAARYDEVYAIAAAGARPPSAGRVGEPAHGVDEDA from the coding sequence GTGCGCGACCGGGCCCGGCAGGTGCCCTGGACGACGCTCGACGAGGAGCAGCGGCAGGTCCTGCTCGGGTCCGTGACGCCGCTGCTCGGTGCGCACGACGTCGTCCTCCGCGCCTGGTCGGCGCTCGCGCGCGGCGACCGCGACGCCCGGGCCGTCGAGGCCGCCGAGGCCGGGACGGACCTGCTCGCCGCCGCCGACGGCCTGCTGGACACCGAGCCCGGCACCGCCGCGCGCTGGGCGGCCCTCGCGCTGCGCCTGCTCGCTGCCCGAGGGGGCACGGCGTCCCGCGACCTGCTGCGCGGCAGCCGGACGGGCAGGGCGCTCACCGACCCCGTCCCCGCCGTGACGGGTGCGGCGGCCGCCGACCCCTCGACCGCGACGGACGAGGCGGGCCCCCCGGCGGAGAGCCAGCACCACCGGGTGCTCGTGCTGCCGAAGGAGGGCTCCGGCCCGGCCCTGCGGGCGACCCTGCGGGCCTCCCCGGTGGTGGACGTCACCCTGCTCGGCGGTGGCGACGGCGCCGTCCCCTCCCCGCTGCGCGGCGACGGGGTCCCCGACGCCCTCGTGGAGGCACGGCTGCGGGCCGGCCTCGGCGTGCCGGGTGCGGCCTACCCCTCGTTCACCGCGGCGGTGCGGGACGGGCAGCCCGACGTCGTCCTCGTCGACGGCGCCGACCAGCGCGCCGTCCTGGCCTCGCTGGTCTCCCCGGCCGACGCCCGCCTCCTCGTCCTGCTGCGCCCGGAGGACCGGTGCGCCCCGTGGCTGCCGCTGCTCGACACCGGAGCGGTGGAGCGTCTGCTCGTCGAGGACGACGCGTCCCACGACCGGGTCCGCGACCTCGCACCGGGGGTGGACGTCGAGGTGGTGCCCGGGCTCGGGTCGCTGCGCGGGGAGGCGCCGGCCGACGACGCCGCCGCGACCCTGCGCGAGGCCGTCCTGGGCGACATCGGGCGGCTCGCGGACCGGACCCGGGCCGGCGAGCACGAGCGCGCGATGGCCCTCGTCCACGAGCTGCTCGAGCGCCCGGACGACGCGGTCGGGACGGCGGTGCTGCAGCAGGCCGCCCTCACCGCGACCCGGGCCGGGGAGCCCACCGCCCGGCTGGCCGTCCTGCGCCGCTGGGCCGCGACCGACGACCGTCCGCTGGTGGCGAGGCTGGTCCGCGAGCAGGAGGGCCGGCTGCGCGAGTTCGACCCCGACTGGTGGCCCGGCGACCTCGCTCCCCGGCCGGTCGACCCGGTCCCCGGCCGGGTGCTGCACGTGCTCAAGGCCTCCCTGCCGCAGCGCACCAGCGGGTATGCCGTGCGCTCGTTCTACCTCCTGCGCGAGCGGCGACGCGCCGGCGAGGACGTGCTGGCCGCGACCGCCCTCGACTTCCCGGGCGAGCCCGCCCCACCGGTGCAGGACGTGGGCGGCGTCCCCCACCTGCGCCTCACCCGTACGGACGGGCCGGACCGTGAGGCTCCGGACGAGCACCTCGACGCCTTCGCCCGACGCCTGCTCGACGTCGTCACCGAGCACCGGCCCGCCGTCCTGCACGCGCACTCCGGGCACCGCGGCTACGAGCTCGCGCTGGTGGCCCTCGCCGTCGGCCGCGCCACCGGCATACCGGTCGTCTACGAGGTCCGCGGCCTCTTCGAGGCGGTCTGGACCTCGGACGTCGAGCGGGCGACCCGCAGCGAGCTCTACCGGCTGCGGCGCGAGCTGGAGACCCGGGTCCTCACCGAGGCCGACGCGGTGGTGACCCTCAGCGAGTCCATGCGTGAGGACATCGTGCGACGCCCCCCGACCCGGGCCGGCCGGACGCCGGACCCGGCGCGGGTGGTGGTCGTCCCCAACGGGGTGGACGCGGAGACGATCGGACCCCGCGCCCCCCGGGCGGACCTGCGCGAGCGGCTCGGGCTGGGCGAGGGTCTGGTCGTCGGCTACGTGAGCAACCTGGACCACCCGCGCGAGGGCCAGGAGACGCTGGTCGAGGCGGTGGCCGTGCTGCGCGGGCGCGGCCTGCCCGTGAGCGCGCTGCTCGTCGGCGGTGGCGAGCGCCAGGAGACCCTGGAGCGGCTGGCCGCCGAGCGGGGCGTCGGCGACCACGTCGTCCTCACCGGGCAGGTCCCGCACGAGGAGGTGGGTGACTACTACGCCCTCCTTGACGTCTTCGTCGTGCCCCGGATCGACGAGCGGGCGGCGCGGTTGGTGACCCCGCTCAAGCCCTACGAGGCCATGTCGATGGGGCTGCCGCTCGTCGTCTCGGCGCTCCCCGCCCTGCTGGAGATCGTCGGTGGGGGCGAGCGCGGCGCGACCTTCCCCCCGGGGGACGCCGAGGCGCTCGCCGACGTGCTCGCCGACCTGCTGCACGACCCCGCCCGCCGCACGGCCATGGCGCTGGCCGCACGGGCCTGGGTGCGCGAGCACCGCACCTGGTCCGCGATCGCGGCCCGCTACGACGAGGTCTACGCGATCGCCGCCGCAGGGGCTCGGCCGCCCTCAGCGGGGCGCGTCGGCGAGCCGGCCCATGGCGTCGACGAAGACGCGTGA
- the wecB gene encoding non-hydrolyzing UDP-N-acetylglucosamine 2-epimerase translates to MTGRPLVLHVTGARPNFPKAAPVIEALRAHDVEQLLVHTGQHYDDRMSQVFFTELGLPRPDVDLGIGSGSHAGQTAAAMVGLEGVMTEHHPALVVVYGDVNSTVAAALVAAKLHLPVAHVEAGLRSSDRTMPEEVNRLVTDRLSDLLLVTCADAADNLHAEGIDPATVHLVGNPMIDTLLRHRGRLDQGRARSEVGLAADGDYVVATLHRPGNVDDREHARRAVAALHQVADLCPVVLPMHPRSRPRLLDVGLLDHPGIRPADPLGYLGFLSLVEGASVVVTDSGGVQEETTVLGVPCLTLRPNTERPVTITHGTNALTTHAELPREVAGRLAAGRPEVGSTPVPPLWDGHAGPRIATVLAGALGAA, encoded by the coding sequence GTGACCGGGCGCCCCCTCGTGCTGCACGTCACGGGTGCCCGTCCCAACTTCCCGAAGGCGGCACCGGTCATCGAGGCGCTCCGGGCGCACGACGTCGAGCAGCTGCTCGTGCACACCGGGCAGCACTACGACGACCGGATGAGCCAGGTCTTCTTCACCGAGCTGGGGCTGCCCCGGCCGGACGTCGACCTCGGCATCGGGTCCGGCAGCCACGCGGGGCAGACCGCGGCGGCCATGGTCGGGCTGGAGGGGGTGATGACGGAGCATCACCCGGCCCTCGTGGTCGTCTACGGCGACGTCAACTCCACGGTCGCGGCGGCGCTCGTGGCCGCCAAGCTGCACCTCCCGGTCGCGCACGTCGAGGCCGGCCTGCGCTCGTCCGACCGGACGATGCCCGAGGAGGTCAACCGGCTGGTCACCGACCGGCTCAGCGACCTGCTGCTGGTGACCTGCGCCGACGCGGCCGACAACCTGCACGCGGAGGGGATCGACCCGGCGACGGTCCACCTGGTGGGCAACCCCATGATCGACACCCTGCTCCGGCACCGGGGACGACTGGACCAGGGGCGGGCACGGAGCGAGGTCGGGCTGGCCGCCGACGGCGACTACGTCGTGGCCACGCTGCACCGCCCCGGCAACGTGGACGACCGGGAGCACGCCCGGCGGGCGGTGGCCGCGCTCCATCAGGTGGCCGACCTGTGCCCGGTGGTCCTGCCGATGCACCCGCGCAGCCGGCCGCGGCTGCTCGACGTCGGGCTGCTCGACCACCCGGGCATCCGGCCGGCCGACCCGCTCGGCTACCTCGGGTTCCTCTCCCTCGTGGAGGGCGCGTCCGTCGTGGTGACCGACTCCGGGGGCGTCCAGGAGGAGACCACCGTCCTCGGCGTGCCCTGCCTCACCCTGCGGCCCAACACCGAGCGACCGGTGACGATCACCCACGGCACCAACGCCCTGACCACCCACGCCGAGCTGCCGCGCGAGGTCGCGGGCCGGCTCGCGGCCGGGCGGCCCGAGGTCGGGAGCACGCCGGTGCCGCCGCTGTGGGACGGCCACGCCGGGCCCCGCATCGCCACGGTGCTGGCGGGTGCGCTGGGGGCGGCCTGA
- a CDS encoding glycosyltransferase: protein MSSVLLLSSNGAGMGHLTRLLAYARRMPPGVRRHVVSLSQAVPVVEAEGLPWEYLASQGASGLRPAAWRRLFAEQVGEILHRVDPDVLVFDGTHPYSGLDEALASHPRTRAVWSRRGMWRAGRNTDQLDKAAWFDAVLEPGDLSAAADRGATATVPDEAVLRVPPVTLVDAGQAHDRAAARAALGLPAEGTLALVSLGAGNINDTDDEVGAAAAALTARGVGVCVTAPAIAERAYAGDVHLVRHFPLSEHYRAFDLVVAAAGYNSFHESLRLGVPTLLVPNRQTSLDDQEARAREAARRGWALSAPTLTGGAAGPLVDELLARGGDLASAALQADPGNGAQAAADHILAVGGAA, encoded by the coding sequence ATGTCGTCGGTGCTCCTGCTGTCCAGCAACGGCGCGGGGATGGGCCACCTGACGCGGCTGCTGGCCTACGCGCGCCGGATGCCGCCGGGGGTCCGCCGACACGTCGTCTCGTTGTCGCAGGCGGTGCCGGTCGTCGAGGCGGAGGGCCTCCCCTGGGAGTACCTCGCCTCGCAGGGAGCCTCCGGGTTGCGCCCGGCGGCGTGGCGGCGCCTCTTCGCCGAGCAGGTCGGCGAGATCCTGCACCGGGTCGACCCCGACGTGCTCGTCTTCGACGGCACCCACCCCTACTCCGGGCTCGACGAGGCCCTGGCCTCCCACCCCCGGACCCGCGCCGTCTGGTCGCGGCGGGGCATGTGGCGGGCGGGCCGCAACACCGACCAGCTGGACAAGGCGGCGTGGTTCGACGCGGTCCTCGAGCCGGGCGACCTGTCGGCCGCCGCGGACCGGGGGGCGACCGCCACGGTGCCCGACGAGGCGGTCCTGCGGGTCCCGCCGGTCACCCTCGTCGACGCCGGGCAGGCGCACGACCGCGCCGCGGCACGCGCGGCCCTGGGTCTGCCGGCGGAGGGCACCCTCGCCCTGGTCTCCCTCGGCGCCGGCAACATCAACGACACCGACGACGAGGTCGGCGCCGCGGCGGCGGCCCTGACCGCTCGCGGCGTCGGCGTCTGCGTCACCGCCCCCGCGATCGCCGAGCGGGCGTATGCCGGTGACGTCCACCTCGTGCGGCACTTCCCGCTGTCCGAGCACTACCGGGCCTTCGACCTCGTCGTCGCCGCGGCCGGCTACAACTCCTTCCACGAGTCCCTGCGCCTCGGGGTGCCGACCCTGCTCGTCCCGAACCGGCAGACGTCGCTGGACGACCAGGAGGCCCGGGCCCGCGAGGCCGCCCGGCGGGGCTGGGCGCTGAGCGCCCCCACCCTCACCGGCGGCGCGGCCGGGCCCCTCGTCGACGAGCTCCTGGCCCGCGGGGGGGATCTGGCCTCGGCGGCGCTGCAGGCGGACCCCGGCAACGGCGCCCAGGCCGCCGCCGACCACATCCTGGCCGTGGGGGGTGCGGCATGA
- a CDS encoding glycosyltransferase, whose product MRARRILVVTVVHHPDDARIRHRQVASLLAAGWEVTFAAPFSGHGVDRPTDVTRLTTVDVTRSTGRRRLAAQRDARRVLRELGPRHDVVLLHDPELVPATLGVSLPVTVWDVHEDTRAVVALRSWVPDRLRGPLSSVASALERSAERRMVLILADEEYADRFAQEHLVVPNTTPVPADPPPAGTPDERGRLRVVYLGSLARERGVAELVAVGEQLHRRTGGRAVLQVVGPAHGAAVTAQLEAAQEQGHLEWTGFLPAREALGRLDGALAGLSLLHDVANFRPSMPTKVVEYIAHAVPVVTTPLPRAVDLVERSAAGVVVPFHDVEQTVQTLLGWVEDPAAAAALGRQGHALAARDLDWSVHSRVFVDAMGRLADAPR is encoded by the coding sequence GTGAGGGCACGCCGGATCCTCGTCGTCACCGTCGTCCACCACCCGGACGACGCGCGCATCCGGCACCGCCAGGTCGCCAGCCTGCTGGCCGCCGGCTGGGAGGTGACCTTCGCCGCGCCGTTCAGCGGTCACGGGGTCGACCGCCCCACGGACGTGACGAGGCTCACGACGGTCGACGTCACCCGGTCCACCGGACGCCGCCGGCTCGCCGCCCAGCGGGACGCCCGACGGGTGCTCCGCGAGCTGGGCCCGCGCCACGACGTGGTGCTGCTGCACGACCCCGAGCTGGTCCCGGCCACCCTGGGCGTCTCGCTGCCGGTGACGGTGTGGGACGTGCACGAGGACACGAGGGCCGTCGTGGCCCTGCGCTCGTGGGTGCCCGACCGGCTGCGCGGACCCCTGTCGTCGGTCGCCTCCGCGCTCGAGCGCAGCGCCGAGCGGCGCATGGTCCTCATCCTGGCCGACGAGGAGTATGCCGACCGGTTCGCCCAGGAGCACCTCGTCGTCCCCAACACCACCCCGGTGCCGGCCGACCCGCCCCCGGCCGGGACCCCGGACGAGCGGGGGCGCCTGCGCGTCGTCTACCTCGGCAGCCTGGCCCGCGAGCGCGGTGTCGCCGAGCTCGTCGCCGTGGGCGAGCAGCTGCACCGCCGCACCGGCGGTCGGGCGGTGCTGCAGGTCGTCGGCCCGGCGCACGGCGCCGCCGTCACCGCGCAGCTCGAGGCGGCCCAGGAGCAGGGCCACCTGGAGTGGACGGGGTTCCTGCCGGCGCGGGAGGCCTTGGGTCGCCTGGACGGGGCGCTCGCCGGGCTGTCGCTGCTGCACGACGTCGCCAACTTCCGGCCCAGCATGCCCACCAAGGTGGTCGAGTACATCGCCCACGCCGTCCCGGTCGTCACGACGCCGCTGCCGCGGGCCGTCGACCTCGTCGAGCGCAGCGCCGCGGGCGTCGTCGTGCCCTTCCACGACGTGGAGCAGACCGTGCAGACCCTGCTCGGCTGGGTCGAGGACCCGGCGGCCGCCGCGGCCCTCGGCCGCCAGGGGCACGCCCTCGCCGCCCGCGACCTGGACTGGTCCGTGCACTCACGCGTCTTCGTCGACGCCATGGGCCGGCTCGCCGACGCGCCCCGCTGA